Proteins from one Vulgatibacter sp. genomic window:
- the clpS gene encoding ATP-dependent Clp protease adapter ClpS — MPRQFEDDTGVITRTLPKTKKKLAKPPMWKVLLHNDDYTTREFVVFILQGVFHRTESEAVAIMLHVHNNGVGVAGVYTRDVAETKVEKVKALAKEHQYPLLCTMEPE; from the coding sequence ATGCCGAGGCAGTTCGAAGACGACACGGGCGTGATCACCCGCACCCTACCCAAGACGAAGAAGAAGCTGGCGAAGCCGCCGATGTGGAAGGTCCTCCTCCACAACGACGACTACACGACCCGCGAGTTCGTGGTGTTCATCCTCCAGGGCGTCTTCCACCGGACCGAGAGCGAGGCAGTGGCCATCATGCTGCACGTCCACAACAACGGCGTGGGCGTGGCCGGCGTCTACACCCGCGACGTGGCGGAGACGAAGGTCGAGAAGGTGAAGGCGCTGGCGAAGGAACACCAGTACCCGCTGTTGTGCACGATGGAGCCGGAGTAG
- a CDS encoding GNAT family N-acetyltransferase, whose amino-acid sequence MSTPSTTLRLLGAIAEVPAASWDALLGRDSTPFLAHAWIDALEASGAAAPETGWTPRHLTLWRGERLVAAAPAWVRADSRGEFVFDWGWAEAAERAGIRYYPKLTVAVPFTPATGERFLVAPGEDRAALETALSLAAVEVARELGLSGVHVLFPTDGQGEALESAGYATRVGLQYHWRNAGYRTWDDFLARFPAKQRANLRRERAAAAKQGIEIRTLRGDEVRALDPDLVHRIYLSTVDKMVWGMRYLNRDFFARILRTVPGVEWVEARREGRVVAGALNVASATRLYGRYWGALEEHPFLHFHVCYYHSIDDCIARGLSVFEPGAGGEHKLSRGFEPAFTRSAHWLADPRLARAVREFLEREAFLLEARVASYRSSTALRPQES is encoded by the coding sequence TTGAGCACGCCGAGCACCACCCTGCGCCTCCTCGGCGCCATCGCAGAGGTACCCGCCGCCAGCTGGGACGCGCTCCTCGGTCGGGACTCGACGCCCTTCCTCGCCCACGCGTGGATCGACGCCCTCGAGGCCTCCGGCGCCGCAGCGCCGGAGACCGGCTGGACGCCGCGGCACCTCACCCTGTGGCGGGGCGAGCGGCTCGTCGCAGCGGCGCCTGCCTGGGTGCGGGCCGACTCCCGGGGCGAGTTCGTCTTCGACTGGGGCTGGGCCGAGGCGGCGGAGCGCGCCGGGATCCGCTACTACCCCAAGCTCACCGTGGCGGTGCCCTTCACCCCCGCCACCGGCGAGCGCTTCCTCGTGGCGCCCGGCGAGGATCGCGCCGCGCTCGAAACGGCGCTCAGCCTCGCAGCGGTCGAGGTGGCCCGGGAGCTGGGGCTCTCCGGCGTGCACGTGCTCTTTCCGACCGACGGGCAGGGCGAGGCGCTGGAGTCGGCGGGCTACGCCACCCGCGTCGGCCTGCAATACCACTGGCGCAACGCCGGCTACCGGACCTGGGACGATTTCCTCGCCCGCTTCCCGGCCAAGCAGCGCGCCAACCTGCGCAGGGAGCGGGCTGCGGCGGCGAAGCAGGGGATCGAGATTCGGACCCTGCGCGGTGATGAGGTGCGGGCGCTCGACCCCGACCTCGTCCACCGGATCTACCTCTCCACCGTCGACAAGATGGTCTGGGGGATGCGCTACCTGAACCGCGATTTCTTCGCCCGGATCCTGCGCACCGTGCCCGGGGTGGAGTGGGTGGAGGCGCGGCGGGAGGGGAGGGTCGTCGCCGGCGCGCTCAACGTCGCCTCCGCGACGCGACTCTACGGCCGCTACTGGGGCGCGCTGGAGGAGCATCCCTTCCTCCACTTCCACGTCTGCTACTACCACTCGATCGACGATTGCATCGCCAGGGGCCTCTCGGTCTTCGAGCCCGGCGCAGGGGGCGAGCACAAGCTGAGCCGGGGCTTCGAGCCGGCGTTCACCCGCTCCGCCCATTGGCTGGCAGATCCGCGGCTCGCTCGGGCGGTTCGAGAATTTCTCGAGCGCGAAGCGTTCCTGTTGGAGGCACGCGTGGCATCGTACCGGTCCTCTACGGCTCTGCGCCCACAGGAGAGCTAG